In the genome of Segatella copri, one region contains:
- a CDS encoding ATP-binding protein: MFKRKIEKYLKEWKSDEHKMPLIIKGCRQCGKTFSVLDFAHKNYEHVVYIDFFQHPEYKSVFDGGLDIDILCMTLSTLIPDANFVSGKTCIIFDEIQECPRARTALKFFKTDGRYDVIGTGSLLGVSGYHTNASSEAPIPVGYETIIDMYPMDFEEWLWANGIKKMTIDYLHRCLEEKTPVQEAIHERMRQLLLQYCIVGGMPRAVSVFMETHNMQNVLRMQQAIIEEYKVDMLKYAPQADKSRIRECFESIPRQLSKENKKFAYATVRPNGRGRDYQGSLQWIEDAGIIRRCYNLSAPELPLDGNSIPDQFKVYMADTGLFISMLEPGTAADILQGNLYGYKGAIFENLVADIFGKMNRKLYYFRKDSGLEIDFVTRYEGKCILVEVKASNGNIKSAKTILSNPEKYHVSQAIKLGDVNVGTAPQTLILPLYMAFLLKNK; this comes from the coding sequence ATGTTTAAACGAAAAATCGAGAAATATCTCAAAGAATGGAAAAGTGATGAGCATAAAATGCCTCTCATCATCAAAGGATGTCGCCAATGCGGAAAGACATTCTCTGTACTCGATTTTGCCCATAAGAATTATGAGCATGTTGTGTATATTGACTTTTTCCAGCACCCAGAATACAAGTCGGTATTTGATGGTGGCCTGGACATCGATATTCTCTGCATGACACTTTCTACCTTAATACCTGATGCCAATTTCGTATCGGGCAAAACCTGCATCATCTTTGACGAGATACAGGAATGCCCACGTGCTCGCACAGCCTTGAAATTCTTCAAGACTGATGGCAGATACGATGTCATCGGTACGGGTTCCCTGCTGGGAGTCAGCGGTTACCATACCAATGCTTCGTCAGAGGCTCCAATTCCTGTTGGTTACGAGACTATCATAGACATGTATCCAATGGATTTTGAGGAATGGCTTTGGGCAAATGGCATTAAGAAAATGACCATCGACTACCTGCATCGCTGCCTGGAAGAAAAGACTCCAGTACAAGAAGCCATCCACGAAAGAATGCGCCAACTGCTGCTGCAATATTGCATTGTTGGCGGAATGCCAAGAGCCGTGAGCGTATTTATGGAAACTCATAATATGCAAAACGTGCTACGGATGCAGCAAGCCATCATCGAAGAATACAAAGTAGATATGCTGAAATATGCTCCACAAGCAGACAAGTCGAGAATCAGAGAATGCTTCGAGTCAATTCCACGTCAACTGAGTAAGGAAAACAAGAAATTCGCATACGCCACAGTACGCCCCAACGGCAGAGGACGTGACTATCAAGGCAGTTTGCAATGGATAGAAGATGCTGGCATTATCCGCCGTTGCTACAACCTGTCTGCGCCCGAACTTCCACTTGATGGCAACTCCATTCCCGACCAGTTTAAAGTTTACATGGCAGATACAGGGCTTTTCATCAGTATGCTCGAACCAGGAACGGCAGCTGACATTCTGCAAGGCAATCTCTATGGATACAAGGGCGCCATCTTTGAAAATCTGGTGGCCGACATTTTTGGCAAGATGAATCGCAAGCTCTATTATTTCCGCAAGGATTCGGGTTTGGAAATCGATTTTGTTACAAGATACGAAGGCAAATGCATATTGGTAGAAGTAAAGGCAAGCAACGGAAACATTAAAAGTGCCAAGACCATCCTTTCGAACCCCGAAAAGTATCACGTATCTCAAGCCATCAAACTGGGAGATGTAAATGTGGGAACAGCCCCACAAACACTCATTCTTCCCCTCTACATGGCTTTTCTGCTGAAAAACAAATAA
- a CDS encoding TonB-dependent receptor: MRTILKSILLMSLCSSATAPAMAINGANHDKKEANIHEEEANIHEEEANDSTRHQPLTESSVKLNEVVVTGLTGSQKLKQSPAPISFVSARQLEMQPSTNIIDAIAHQPGVSQITTGSGISKPVIRGLGYNRVVVVNDGIRQEGQQWGDEHGIEIDPASVHSVEILKGPASLMYGSDAMAGVLIFHSAPTLAKGDMRANFSTGYQTNNGLFDYSLNFAGNQGGFVWNTRYSGKMAHAYKNKYDGYVFGSSLREQALSQLLGWNYRQGHSHLTLDYYHLTPGIVEGERDEKTGELEIPEGYDAKSYGKPMPYQQIHHYKAVLDNSWFLGDGNLKFLLGYQQNRRQEFEEEENPKECGLDFMLHTVNYDLHYLSPEMNGWKFSTGINGMWQQSINKGSEFLIPAYHLFDYGVFATVSKEIDKLNLSGGIRYDHRHLHSEALREEDDAESNDSFRFQAFKRNFEGVTGSIGLAYEILPDFNLKLNLARGFRAPNISELSSKGVHEGTQRYELGNTSLKPENSWQFDLGLDYSSPIISAELSLFANRINHYIYSEKLADENNQPVLIDDTPAYQFTSGDARILGGEASIDIHPVEHLHIGNTFSYVNSIQLHQPSESKYLPFTPAPRWVSDVRYEFVCDGKTFDHLFVKLQMDCNLRQNHYFASNDTETATPSYTLLNMYAGTDVKLHGKRLLSLYLSGENLTNRAYQNHLSRLKYLDVNQVTGRRGVYNMGRNFSIKIVVPIEL; encoded by the coding sequence ATGAGAACAATATTGAAATCAATATTGCTGATGAGCCTATGCTCGTCGGCAACAGCCCCTGCTATGGCTATAAACGGAGCAAATCATGATAAGAAGGAAGCAAACATTCATGAAGAAGAGGCAAACATTCATGAAGAAGAGGCAAACGATTCTACCAGACACCAGCCACTGACGGAATCGAGCGTGAAACTGAACGAAGTGGTGGTAACAGGCTTGACGGGCAGCCAGAAACTCAAGCAGTCGCCTGCACCCATCTCTTTCGTTTCTGCCCGCCAACTCGAAATGCAGCCTTCTACCAACATCATCGACGCCATCGCCCACCAGCCAGGCGTTTCGCAGATTACCACGGGAAGCGGAATTTCAAAACCCGTGATCCGTGGCCTGGGCTATAACCGCGTGGTAGTAGTGAACGATGGAATCAGACAGGAAGGACAGCAATGGGGTGATGAACACGGAATAGAAATCGACCCCGCTTCGGTTCATTCCGTAGAGATTCTGAAAGGTCCGGCAAGTCTTATGTATGGCTCGGATGCGATGGCAGGCGTCCTCATCTTCCACTCCGCTCCTACCCTTGCCAAGGGCGACATGAGAGCGAATTTCTCTACAGGTTATCAAACCAACAACGGACTTTTTGATTATTCGCTCAACTTTGCCGGCAACCAGGGCGGATTCGTCTGGAACACCCGCTACAGCGGAAAGATGGCGCATGCCTACAAGAATAAATACGATGGTTACGTCTTCGGTTCTTCACTCCGAGAACAGGCCCTTTCGCAGCTCCTCGGCTGGAATTATCGCCAGGGGCATTCGCATCTCACACTCGATTATTATCATCTCACTCCGGGCATCGTAGAGGGAGAAAGAGATGAGAAAACGGGCGAACTAGAAATTCCGGAAGGCTACGATGCCAAGAGTTACGGCAAGCCGATGCCTTATCAGCAGATTCATCATTACAAGGCTGTACTTGATAATTCCTGGTTCCTGGGCGACGGCAATCTGAAGTTCCTCCTGGGTTATCAGCAGAACCGCCGTCAGGAGTTTGAGGAGGAAGAGAATCCAAAGGAATGCGGACTCGACTTCATGCTCCATACCGTGAATTACGACCTGCATTATCTTTCGCCGGAAATGAATGGATGGAAGTTCTCTACGGGCATCAACGGCATGTGGCAGCAGTCGATTAATAAAGGTTCTGAATTTCTGATTCCAGCCTATCATCTCTTCGATTATGGTGTATTTGCCACGGTGAGCAAAGAGATAGACAAACTGAACTTGAGCGGAGGCATCAGATACGATCATCGCCACCTGCACAGCGAGGCTTTGAGAGAAGAGGATGATGCTGAATCGAATGATTCATTCCGTTTTCAAGCCTTTAAGCGCAACTTTGAGGGAGTGACCGGAAGCATCGGATTGGCTTATGAAATCCTGCCCGATTTCAATCTGAAGCTGAACCTAGCAAGAGGATTCCGTGCTCCAAACATCAGCGAATTATCATCGAAAGGTGTGCACGAGGGAACCCAGCGATACGAATTGGGAAATACCAGTCTGAAGCCGGAAAACAGCTGGCAATTCGACCTTGGTCTGGATTATTCTTCGCCTATCATTTCGGCAGAGCTCTCGCTGTTTGCCAATCGCATCAACCATTACATCTATAGCGAGAAGTTGGCAGATGAGAACAATCAGCCTGTCCTCATCGACGACACGCCAGCCTATCAGTTTACTTCGGGCGACGCCCGCATTCTGGGTGGTGAGGCGAGTATCGACATCCACCCTGTGGAGCATCTGCATATCGGCAACACCTTCTCGTATGTCAACTCGATTCAGTTGCATCAGCCATCCGAATCAAAGTATCTGCCATTCACCCCAGCCCCTCGCTGGGTTTCGGATGTAAGGTATGAGTTTGTCTGCGACGGCAAGACTTTCGACCATCTCTTCGTAAAGCTACAGATGGATTGCAATCTCCGCCAGAACCATTATTTCGCATCCAACGATACGGAGACCGCTACGCCATCGTACACCTTATTAAATATGTATGCCGGTACCGACGTGAAGCTCCATGGCAAGCGCCTTCTCTCGCTCTATCTTTCGGGCGAGAACCTTACCAACCGTGCTTACCAGAACCACCTGAGCCGTCTGAAGTATCTTGACGTAAACCAGGTTACAGGCAGAAGAGGCGTTTACAATATGGGCCGCAACTTCAGCATAAAGATAGTGGTTCCGATAGAGCTGTAA
- a CDS encoding tetratricopeptide repeat protein yields MNIFKKLFGGQKTTEEVKQEKEKDFDMVKYDGVRALRMHQFDLAAKSLEHALQLNAEDLECRDYLSQAYISMGDLQKAYEQLQILSEAQTDNVAVLLRMADVAYMMENYTAMSEVCDKALHLDTSNLQTYLCYAKACRGLGEPIRAVSMLTEAIGKREDFYAARLLRGSILLDQAQLSEAELDATFLYEHIPGNEDVLLLKARVEKAQGKMEEAEQTYGKVMEVNPFSIDAYRERSEVRRSLGDSAGAAEDEAAAKEMGAEIPEPSEGIEQKIKEKMQQMDPYKVFHNEY; encoded by the coding sequence ATGAACATATTTAAAAAGCTATTTGGTGGCCAAAAGACTACTGAGGAAGTGAAACAGGAGAAGGAAAAAGACTTCGACATGGTGAAATATGATGGTGTTCGTGCTCTCCGCATGCATCAATTTGACCTTGCAGCCAAGTCTTTGGAACACGCTCTGCAGTTGAATGCCGAAGATTTGGAATGCCGCGACTATCTCTCGCAGGCTTACATCTCTATGGGCGACCTGCAGAAAGCCTACGAGCAGTTGCAGATTCTCTCGGAAGCCCAGACCGACAACGTGGCGGTGTTGCTGCGTATGGCGGATGTGGCGTATATGATGGAGAACTATACTGCTATGTCGGAGGTATGCGATAAGGCACTTCACCTGGACACATCGAATCTGCAGACCTATCTCTGTTATGCCAAGGCTTGCCGGGGATTGGGCGAACCCATCCGTGCCGTGTCGATGCTGACTGAGGCGATAGGCAAGCGTGAGGATTTCTATGCCGCCCGATTGCTTCGTGGCAGCATCCTGTTGGATCAGGCTCAGCTTTCCGAGGCAGAACTCGATGCAACTTTCCTCTATGAGCATATTCCGGGCAACGAGGATGTGCTGTTACTGAAGGCTCGTGTAGAGAAGGCGCAGGGAAAGATGGAGGAGGCTGAACAGACCTACGGTAAGGTGATGGAGGTAAATCCTTTCTCTATTGATGCGTATCGCGAGCGCAGCGAGGTTCGCAGAAGTCTGGGTGATAGTGCCGGTGCTGCCGAGGATGAGGCTGCTGCCAAGGAAATGGGTGCCGAAATTCCGGAACCATCAGAGGGAATAGAGCAGAAAATCAAGGAGAAAATGCAGCAGATGGACCCCTACAAGGTTTTCCATAACGAATACTGA